From Tripterygium wilfordii isolate XIE 37 chromosome 13, ASM1340144v1, whole genome shotgun sequence, the proteins below share one genomic window:
- the LOC120011975 gene encoding cytochrome P450 86B1-like, protein MLNNNATTMINSSTTNNNNSTSFCSSSSTFLFPGDDAAGFFTFRRIFLLQEVQILEIFLALSVFIAIHSLRQKKNQGLPIWPFVGMLPSLLPAIRGNTYEWLSDVLCNQNGTFRFKGPVFSSLNCVITADPRNLEHLLKTKFSNFPKGHYFRDNLRDLLGEGIFNADDEVWQKQRKTASIEFHSAKFRQLTIESLLELVHSRLLLVLENAVENSISIDLQDILLRLTFDNVCMIAFGVDPGCLNPGLPEIPFAKAFEDATEATVLRFVSPTCLWKTMRFLNLGTEKKLKRSIKGVDEFAEEVIRKRKKELGLQVDDDKKQRSDLLTIFMRLKDEQGRPFSDKFLRDICVNFILAGRDTSSVALSWFFWLIDQNPHVEEKILAEMCRILRERKDFGNGESDNPLVFKPQEIKKMEYLQAAISEGLRLYPSVPVDHKEVVEDEIFPDGTVLKKGTKVIYAIYAMARMEAIWGNDCREYRPERWLRVDGRFMSESAYKFTAFNGGPRLCLGKDFAYYQMKFAAASILYRYHVQVVKGHPVVPKLALTMYMKHGLKVNLIKRDEFELHKYLKMNY, encoded by the exons ATGCTCAACAACAACGCCACCACCATGATCAACTCTAGcaccaccaacaacaacaacagcactTCCttctgctcctcctcctccaccttcTTGTTTCCCGGTGACGATGCTGCCGGTTTTTTTACTTTCCGGCGAATTTTCTTGCTGCAAGAAGTgcaaattttggagatttttcTTGCTCTCTCTGTTTTCATAGCCATTCATTCTTTGAGACAGAAGAAAAATCAAGGCCTACCCATATGGCCATTTGTTGGTATGTTACCGTCCTTACTGCCTGCCATTAGAGGCAACACTTACGAGTGGCTTTCTGATGTTCTCTGTAATCAAAATGGGACTTTTAGATTCAAAGGTCCAGTGTTTAGCAGTCTCAACTGTGTTATCACAGCCGATCCTCGAAACCTCGAGCACTTGCTCAAGACCAAATTCTCTAACTTCCCAAAAGGACACTACTTTCGTGACAATCTTCGTGATCTTCTCGGAGAAGGAATCTTCAACGCCGACGATGAAGTCTGGCAGAAACAGAGGAAGACAGCGAGTATTGAGTTTCACTCGGCGAAGTTCAGACAATTAACGATCGAGTCACTCCTCGAACTCGTCCACTCGAGGTTGCTACTAGTCCTTGAAAATGCAGTCGAGAATTCAATCTCAATCGATCTTCAAGACATCCTGTTGAGGTTAACATTCGACAATGTCTGTATGATCGCATTCGGGGTCGACCCGGGTTGTTTGAATCCGGGTTTACCCGAGATTCCATTCGCGAAAGCATTCGAGGACGCGACAGAAGCAACAGTACTGCGTTTTGTTTCTCCAACTTGTCTGTGGAAGACAATGAGATTCCTTAATTTGGGGACAGAGAAGAAGCTGAAgagaagcataaaaggagtCGATGAATTTGCAGAGGAAGTtatcagaaaaagaaagaaagaactgGGTCTACAAGTTGACGATGATAAGAAGCAGCGATCGGATCTCTTGACAATTTTTATGAGATTGAAGGATGAACAGGGGAGGCCATTTTCGGACAAGTTTTTGAGAGATATTTGTGTGAATTTCATACTTGCAGGGAGAGACACTTCTTCTGTGGCATTGAGTTGGTTTTTCTGGTTGATTGATCAAAACCCACATGTGGAAGAGAAGATTCTTGCAGAGATGTGCAGGATtttgagagaaagaaaggactTTGGCAATGGAGAGAGTGATAATCCTCTGGTTTTCAAGCCGCAGGAGATAAAGAAGATGGAGTATCTACAAGCTGCAATATCAGAGGGTCTTAGATTGTATCCTTCAGTTCCAGTTGATCACAAAGAG GTTGTTGAAGATGAGATCTTTCCAGATGGGACAGTACTGAAGAAAGGAACGAAAGTGATATATGCAATTTATGCAATGGCCAGGATGGAGGCAATTTGGGGTAACGACTGCAGGGAGTACAGGCCGGAGAGGTGGCTGAGAGTCGATGGCCGGTTCATGAGTGAATCGGCCTACAAGTTCACCGCCTTCAACGGCGGTCCGCGACTGTGTTTGGGGAAGGACTTTGCTTATTATCAGATGAAATTTGCTGCTGCATCAATCTTATATCGTTACCATGTCCAAGTTGTGAAGGGACATCCTGTGGTGCCAAAGCTTGCCTTGACAATGTATATGAAGCATGGATTGAAGGTTAATCTAATCAAGCGCGACGAGTTCGAGCTTCATAAGTACCTTAAGATGAACTATTAA
- the LOC120011976 gene encoding chaperone protein dnaJ C76, chloroplastic — MATACLSLHKLSNTLITNNNLLSQRRMRRTSYCPMTCRATSRSSSSSSCSITEFDLYDLLGIDSSSNQSRIKLAYRTLQKKCHPDIAGQPGHDMAIILNEAYSVLSNPTSRMAYDKEQAKIAELRGYTGRPMYSAWHGSEGENRAVFVDEIKCVGCLKCALFAERTFAIESVYGRARVIAQWADPEHKIQEAIETCPVNCISVVERSDLPALEFLMSKQPRGNVRVGAGNTGGVRVSNIFADVKKFQNRYVDAMDKGAKESSKEKDSQREAWISSIQAIRAISNWLYWQSNSGGSQSSEYLIHIAQKASEPDIDKLRAAAAARKQARKNARPTYQKPSNFIQDEYWAPTLHALPASSPGNVGFTEAVKPSYAKQEKESIDTDDENYKMQVTKHRNPIFGMVVPAGAATLAAVMIRLQVGERPVAELNEHIGGTMALEIVNSPWLQVILSGFTWYFVGVAIVELVDGIRNR, encoded by the exons ATGGCCACAGCATGCCTCTCCCTACACAAACTGAGCAATACTTTGATCACAAACAATAATTTATTATCTCAAAGGAGGATGAGGAGGACAAGTTATTGTCCTATGACATGCAGAGCTACTTCAagatcatcttcttcatcttcttgttcCATAACAGAATTTGATCTCTACGATCTTCTTGGCATTGATAGCTCCTCCAATCAGTCGCGGATCAAATTGGCCTATCGGACGCTGCAGAAGAAGTGTCACCCAGATATTGCAGGGCAGCCTGGACATGACATGGCCATCATACTCAATGAAGCTTATTCTGTTCTATCAAATCCAACTTCAAGAATGGCTTATGATAAG GAACAAGCAAAGATTGCTGAACTCAGAGGCTACACAGGCAGACCTATGTACTCAGCATGGCATGGCTCGGAGGGCGAAAACCGAGCTGTTTTTGTTGATGAGATTAAATGTGTTGGATGCTTGAAATGTGCTCTATTTGCAGAGAGGACGTTTGCCATCGAATCAGTTTATGGACGAGCGCGAGTTATCGCGCAATGGGCTGATCCTGAACACAAAATCCAGGAGGCCATAGAAACGTGCCCTGTGAACTGCATATC GGTTGTTGAGAGATCGGACCTACCAGCGCTGGAATTCCTCATGTCTAAGCAACCGCGGGGCAATGTCAGAGTCGGCGCAGGCAATACAGGCGGAGTACGTGTCTCGAACATATTTGCTGATGTCAAGAAATTTCAAAACAGATATGTTGATGCCATGGATAAAGGTGCAAAAGAAAGCTCCAAG GAAAAAGATTCGCAGCGAGAAGCGTGGATTTCATCAATTCAAGCCATCAGAGCCATCTCAAATTGGTTATATTGGCAATCAAACAGTGGAGGATCACAATCATCAGAATACCTGATacacattgcacaaaaagcaAGCGAACCTGACATCGACAAGCTTcgtgctgctgctgctgcaagGAAACAGGCAAGAAAAAATGCAAGACCTACATACCAGAAACCATCCAATTTTATTCAAGATGAATACTGGGCTCCTACACTCCACGCTCTGCCAGCCTCTTCACCGGGCAACGTTGGCTTTACCGAAGCTGTAAAACCTTCATATGCTAAGCAGGAGAAGGAATCAATTGATACAGATGATGAAAATTACAAAATGCAAGTGACCAAACATAGAAATCCCATCTTTGGAATGGTAGTTCCAGCAGGGGCAGCAACATTGGCAGCAGTTATGATCCGATTACAAGTAGGAGAGCGACCAGTTGCCGAATTGAATGAACATATAGGCGGCACCATGGCATTAGAGATTGTCAATAGCCCCTGGTTACAAGTCATTTTATCAGGTTTTACTTGGTATTTTGTTGGGGTGGCCATAGTAGAATTAGTAGACGGCATTCGGAACAGGTAA